The stretch of DNA cccgggtgtCCGTTACGGAAGGCTGTGGTATTTCCATTCCTTGCAACGGAAATGAAGTTGTCCTCTATTCAAAAAACACGTCAAATCGTTTCAATTTTGTGGTAGTTAACTAACTATTAGTAAGTCAACGTTAACTTGCAAAGTCAACCTACGCCTTCTAAATACGGGCGAATAGAGTAATATGGAGCATTTCATAGAAGCCTCCAATTTAATCTTTCCTATATGCCTCCCTCCACTATTCTATGCTATCAAGAatgaaaatttttcaaaacattTTTTACCTGGATCAGATCCGCAGTACATCTCACTTGGACTCATGTGTCGAAATCGAGGAAAAGGGAGTGCAGACTCATAGAAAACGTGAGTTAGAGAATACTAGCATATATGTCCATCCGTTGCATCGGAAAAAAGCTAAACATTATTATATCATGTGTACACTTCTCTCCATAGCTGGTGTGGCCACTTCTTCCTCTACTCCCACTCCTCTTCTTTCCACCATGAAAGCCAATAGCGGTATTTCCTTCCTCCCGCCAACgcccttgctgctgctgctgcttcctcaAGTAAAACCAAACGCATTGGCACCACTGCACGAGCTCTCCAATCGAGCAACCTTGGCTCCGATTTCCCCTCATGCCAAATACTAGCCCCTTTGTAGCTCTGCTCCATCTGCTCCTCTCGATGCTCCTATCTCCACCAAACAATCAGCAGTAGCCGCCCTAGCCACGCACCACAAAGCAAACAAGTAGCCTGGCCATCCTCCCTCACGCCAAGCACCAGAACAACTATCCAATCCAATGTCCAGCCTATAACTAACAAGGATGACTGGCCATTGGTTTTGATTCAGTGTTCCTCTGCCTCCCGTATATACACATGACCGTTCACGCACACGATCTGATTAATATGCCACCATTGCTCATTTAATTTTGTATTGAACTATTGATGTGCATTTCACTCAAAGATATGTTGTGAAAATTACTGAAGTGTTCTAGGACCAGGAAATACTGTGAcacctttctttctttctttctttctttctttctttctttctttctttctttctttcttttgttggggggttggggtgtgtgtgtgtgggtgtgggggtgtgtgggggggggggggggggatcgggATCAAGAGATTTGATTGATCAGACAAATGACGGTCAATCCTCGACTGCTTAACACTGTACACCGATAGCCTCACGACCGGGTATACTGGGGAGCAAAGATCTTACCCAACTCGCACCAATGGATCATTGTCACCACAACGGCGTGTACAAAGGGATTATCAATTATTTATGTTTCCAGCATATCGAAAACAAGTGTGCCAACGATGCAATCATGCAATGGGTGCCAATAACAAAAAATGATCCATGACAAATATTTGGTTTTAGACACTATCAGTGCTAACCATTTATAAACCAGAAACCTCCCGATCCATCCCTAATTTACATTTGGTGAACATGAGTAGTTCAGCAATTGCTCGTTATTGTCAATTTGGTACGAATAACCCCAACCAAATGAGGTCAAAGACAAAGCAACATTGCagttttgaaaaagaaaagacatCTATCCTCGTGCAATGAGATGATATAGGAGACACAATATTGCAACACTAAAGACCCTCAGAACAACTTCAAACAAAAAACACCATCATCTCAAATCAGACGCAGAAGTTAATCGCATTCACATCCATGTTGGAATCATCTCTTAACAAATACCACTGCAAGGAATTGGCAAGCAAAAAATTAAGGGCTAGGAGATAAGCAGGTCCATTAACACGTGCATTCGACAATATGAAAAAGAATAGGATAGGGCCTGATGTCATTGGTCAAGCTTCCGTTGCATTAACATAAGCAGGCTGTTGACAAATCCAACACCTGTAGACTTAGCATATCATTAGCTTGGAGACATCAAACTAGGAGCAGGCAATGTCACATGTTCCACAATGCACTTACTACTGAGCAACAGGACGGAGATAGACAAACTAAAACTCAGGTGGCAGGTATCAAGCTAACCAGAGTCAGTGGACAGTAAGAAATCCTAGACTACAACTTCCCAACTCACTGATATTCAGGAGCTATAGAATTTCCTAAAGATGTGGAGTACTTCCACAGCAGGAACCAGGAAGCAGACACTCAATTGGCACGGCCCCTGATCACATCAAGGCCCATTTCGGTGGGATCAGTTGCCTGCAGCTCCACCTGGATACCATCGAGCTCCCTCTTGAACCTGTCCTTGGAGCTTGCATACAGCATCTTGCTCCTAATCTTTGCCGTGTCCGGGGACCTTCACATCACATCGGCAAAAGAACACCGCCCCGTGGTTAGTGAGCTGGATTCAGAGATACAGGTGCAGCAATCTGAATTCTGAATAACGCTGCATACCACGCGATGAAGAAGATCTTGCTCTTCTGGCATCCCTCCTCGGTGACGAAGTCGAAGTCGTAGATGCAGTACCTGCACTCGTCGGCGGGGAGGGTGGCGGCGAAGTCGTCGTAGGTGAGGTTGGGCTCGCCCAGCCTCTCGACGACGACCTGCTTCTGCTTCTCGTCGATCCTGAAGACGACGAAGCGGTAGGTCCGCTTGGCCTTgagctccaggaacttgcgcttgcaGTCGTCGTCCACGGCCATCCCGGACGCCGCGTTGGCCTGCACCAACCGAGACACAGCGGAGATAAAAATATTGGCGGGTAAAGACAAGCATAAGCGCTAAGTCATTCCATCGAACACCCTATTTGCAAGGAGGATCCGGTTGTCTCGTCTCGTCTCGTCTCGTCTGTGAAAGAAAACAGCAGCACTGATTTCCCCCAAAAGCAAGGACAGTTTCAACATCCGACGATCCTCAGATAAAACGCCCAACAAGCACATTCTACGCCTACACAAAAATTAGGCTAACCCTAACCGCGAGGCTCCCGCGAATTCCCGGACGAACGCTGAGTCAGTTCGGTTGGGGGAATCGAAGTCGCTGGATCAACAATTTAGCGCCCGAATTTGGAAGTAAACGAAGTGATGCCCGGAAGGAGGGGAGGAGTagagagggaggcggcgggcgtaCCATCTTCGGGGGAGggacctgcggcggcggcgcagcgcggagGCGAAGAAAATGCCGGGGAagggaggggcgcggcggcgggaggagaaGGAAACGCGGGGCGTTGGTGTGGCGTGACTTGAGCggtgcgtggcgtggcgtgaCCTGGGCGGTGCGTGGCGTGGGGGTTGCAACTTGCgttgccgcgcccgcgccgcgccgcgccgcgccgcgccgtcttTTATCGCGCGGGTCGCACGGACGCGGCGCGCACCGGCGGCCTCCGTTCCGTTCCCCCATCCAGGCCCGGCCCTGAGGGGGGTCGAGCAGTGCACCCGCCCCGGGCCTCGGAATCCAAGGGGCCCCTCCCCATGTACATGTATACTATGTAGAGTACATATCATGAGCAATACATGGCCATGTTATCCAACGCATGCAAGCATGTTCACGTGTCTAATCCGCAGTTACCAAGATCAAGCCATCGACGATCAGGTACGACCGAATAGGTAGCTAGCTAGGTATATCCTAGCTGCACATAACAATTATCATGATCTATGATATCATTTTTTTAGAACAATGCACGCATACTCACACCCCTATGAATACACACGCAAactctacccctatgagcatctttaaAGACTGagacgtcgcctaccactgaatatTCGCTCTCATTGGGAGTTGAACCCAGAACTTCAAGTACTACTGAGTCTCTTGCAATTATTAGGCTACAGGCCCTTTCGCTATGATATCATTGATGACCACATATCATTATATATATTACATGTTCGTTGCAGCTGGCCATTGATAATCTCAATTCATTATACATTGGTCAGGAATAGAATCTATACATTGAGGTGCGAGTTTTTAAAGACAGTCAGCAAAAATTTCTTCTTGCGTTCATCTAGTACCCTTCGATTTTGTGCTAGTTTCTGATTACTAATTTCTTTTACAGATTTAGCACCATTATGTTGTCTAAAAAATATGCATCTAATACTTAGTATTAAAAAGTGTTTGACATGAATATATTTGTATTAAGGGCCTCAAATTGAGTTTCGCCCTGGGCCACTAAAATCTCAGGACCGGGCCTGCCCCCATCCTCTCCTCCTGTTCGCCCGTTCCGTCTGGTTTTGCCATTGCGTGACCGCCTGGCCCGGGGGGCGTCGCTTCACTGCTTGGTTGCCCCGTCACCGCGCTCACCTCTCGCGTCCACGGCTCTTGGCTGATCCCGAACAATTTGATCACGATACGGCGGGAACAGCCGCTCGCGTCTAGCGGGATCCGGTGCGCCCGCAGCAGAGATCGATGCATGCAGCATGCTTGATGCTTCGGAGGAGCAAAAGGAATCGCCCGCCGCATCAACGTTTTGCCAGCATGCACCGACCGGTGCGATGCACCAAACCGGCCGTAGGGTTGTTGGAACGTGCAGCTTTGTGTATCTGGTGGGCCTGTCGTTTCTCTAATATACTTTCGCCAGTGCTGACTCCATACAGGAAATGTTGTATCCAAATGAAGCGCTGTCACGCCAGCTCGGACACATGCACCAGCCAGTCAGCCACCAACCGTGGCATTCTGTCCGGTCGCAGAAAGTGCAAGAGCGGACGCACATTCTCTGGTCCTCGAGAGGACGACGAAGATTTTGTGGCCAGGACGATGGGCCGGCGGTGCATCTTTTTTTCCCTGAACAGAATTTACCAAACTCGACGGACGGGCGGACGCTCGAGCAATGAAAGATAGCTCAGCTCCACCGATTTTATTTAGACGAGCTAAAAGATGCCGAATTTTTCTCTAGTATTTGCACTACTTGGCCATGAACTATAGTTATGACCACTTCCCCCCTAAAGCAAAGCGAGGCACGACGGAATGATCAGAACGAATTGGAACTTTGGAAGTGGCTGTCATGCAACCACCATGACCTTGCATCATATCTATCGGCTGGCTGTGGCGGGTAGATATATTATAGAACCATCGTTACTGATTCACTGCAAAGGCAACTGAGCTTGTTTGCAAAGGCAGATTGGTTCAAAAAAAAGGCAGATTGAAAGGAACTAGTCAGATTAGCGCACTGTATCCCAGACTGCAGCCGTTGTTCTCACTTATTAgcttacattttttttaaaaaaagcatAAGTCTAGATGACATAGTCAGCAGGATGAATGCTAGCAAGCAAAAGGAAAAGATTACTTACATGCCAGTGGTTAAAATCTAAATCTTTTATATGCCAGTGCCAGTGACTGTggagggacccacctgtcagacAACGGCATACAAGGGATTACGAGTTTTTCCAGTGACATACAAGGCAAAAGCAGAGAATCTGAGCGGTACTCATCTGCTTACTCATTATCTAGTATCTAATGTGTTTGGGACATCCATTTTCGACGTCAGGCCAGGACAGCACCAGCAAGTTAAGCGTTGGCATGTGTAGCCAGCGCTTAACGTTGACTGCTTGACGCCTATCTGGAGAGGAGTAACCAGAAAACGAGAGCACTGGCCACTGGCCACAAGACTCCTGAAGTGTGTTGACGGTGACAGCTATGATATTCAGAACATGCTCGCAGGCTTGCAGTGTTAGATGTGCAGGATCATCTAGCCTAAGAGAGAACCACAAATAGAGATGGAATTATGGACATACCTTGATTTACTTGAGCACCCTGCCTTTGTTCTTCTTTTGTTCTTGCATCTAGGGCTTGTTTTGTTGGAGGTGAGCCCTTCCTGTGGTTTCTGTGTGATAGCTGAGATTGGGCAGCTTGGGCTAAGGTAGTCTATTTTTGCTTAGCTTTTCAATCACCTTTATTTGGGATGCCTCAGCCCTATATATATGCACGGCACCACAGGGGGACAACACCATATAGGGGTTTCTAGAGCCCTCCAATCAAGAGCCCAAATTCAATTAGAACTTGTATACTAATAGTAATTATTAGTCAGCTGATTTTTATCTTAACACTGACATCGCTGCCGACATGATCaacccaacattctcccccttgatcataaGGCTTAAACTTATAAGTTCACTTTTCAAAAAATGACATACCAAGATAAAAAGATTACAATGGTCAATTATACGTACCATTGAACCCAGTTACTATAGCATGCCACCTTATATCAAATGAACTTCTTTAACTTAGGAGCTCCAAAACTTATTATTTATCGTTATACAAAACTTATGGACTCATTTCTCAAAAGACGGTACACCAGACCAATCAATCACTGCAGTCAATTAAGTACCACAGGACTAAGTGACCATGGTTCCCGTTCAAAATCAAAATGATTCCTCTTAGGCTTATGGGGAGACGGTGCTACAATTAGTCCCAGAGTGCAGTTTATTtttcatatacatacatatattctTATGAACTTTATGTGCGTACTTCAAAATTAAAAATCAAACATATTCCAGAATCATAATTTGTCCCTGAATAATAGGCTGCCATTTAATCTTTATGCCAGCAATTTTGTAAAAGCAAGCCTCTTAGACTATGATACTCAGCACTTTTATCTTAGCACTTTAACACTTAGATACTGAGCATCAACATTAGTCTCACAAATTGCTCAACACTTATGTCTTTAATACTTAATTGTTGAGCACTAAAACTTAAAATCTTAATACATCATTAAGGCCTTGAAACATATAATGTTTGATTCTGGAATATTCTGGAATCAATCTTTCACAATGTCCTGGGTCTAGCAATACCTTTTGACATGTTACTCGAATGGAACTGCACTCTTTGCATAATGAGTTTCGGGATAATTTTCTTAAAATAAATACTTTACTCTTCAAAATATGGATTAGGGACATAAATCCATATCTAAGAAAATATTGGGATTTTCTCAAAATAATATGGATTAGGGACAAAAATCCATATATCAGCTTTTGGGATTAAACATGCCACAAAATAATCTACATCTTTAATGATGTTCTGAGTTGGGTGAAGCCATTCCACAATATGGCTCCCCCTATAAGGGTGCAATTTTTGTGGACATTAATGCACCTTTACTAAGAAACATTATTGTCTGAACACCCCATAATTTGGTGGTTACCAGACTTTCTTAAAAGTGAGCATGTAATCCCTTAGTGCTATACTTATAGCACAAAACTTCTTTAGCACTTATGCCAACAGGCAGTGCATTCAAAACAATTTTTTAGGGGTCCAGTCCTAGACTTATGTTTGCCAGATATCCTGGTCTTTAAAATTTAAGGGCATATCATAACTTAGGTATATACATCACTTATGTCTGCCACAACATAAGAGAACTTATTGCCCTTAATGGGAGTAAACATAGTTTTGGGGATAATACTTAATACTCCCATTTTCTGGACCAATCTTGGTGAATCTTAATACTCAAATAATGTAAGGAACATCACCAAGAATAAACTTAATTCCCTGAGGATAAAACTCATTCCTTATAATATACAATATCCCTATTGCTTGTTGTGAACAAGACGTTGACTAATCCAAAATTTCTTATTGAACTTTATTTCATCATTCTAAATGCTTATACCCTCAAAGTAATGTGCAGTAATAAGCATTTCTTTTCTTTAATATATTTTATCATAATAATCAATTCCTTATTTTACATGAACCTTATCTAATGAAcataaaattatatttttcattattCCATTTCATAGTAATATTTAGGCATTGTCTCCATTAGAAGAAACTTAACATAAGTATTAGAAACTGACAAACTTTCATTCCATTAGATGGAAGAGATTCTTAAAACTTATATCTTAGGAGGCAATTATGTGAGGCTTTATTATTAAAAGATGACTAACTTAGGCCATTAGCATTAAAAGATAGGTCTAATTATACTTTAatcatttttttcttaaaataaACACTTATTCTTAATAACCCTTAATGTCATTGACTAAAACTTTTTGATTCAGTGAAATACTTTAAACAATATTAGTAACTATATTCCTTCTAAAACATAATGGAAGCTAAGTAATAAAATCAAGATACTAAATACAAAATCCCCACATATACATAAG from Panicum virgatum strain AP13 chromosome 9K, P.virgatum_v5, whole genome shotgun sequence encodes:
- the LOC120652808 gene encoding actin-depolymerizing factor 7-like, yielding MANAASGMAVDDDCKRKFLELKAKRTYRFVVFRIDEKQKQVVVERLGEPNLTYDDFAATLPADECRYCIYDFDFVTEEGCQKSKIFFIAWSPDTAKIRSKMLYASSKDRFKRELDGIQVELQATDPTEMGLDVIRGRAN